Part of the uncultured Anaeromusa sp. genome is shown below.
GTATAGCCTTGCGCATTGCTGTTTGGATATGTACTCATCTCGGCCGCATTGTAATCAACTACAACCGCATCATTCTCTATACGATAGTACCCGGCGGATATTGTATTTTTAGCATCAAGCTTTTTTTTGATAGTTGCTTGTATTGCCGTATTATTTTCGCTGGAATTCGATCGTACGATCTCAGTTGACAGGCTAATTTTATCGGTAAGGTTTTTACTTCCATATAAGCTGAGATAGCATACATTTCGATTAGGTAGAAAATATCTGCTTGCCGTATCCTTCCCGTAAGAAACATTGGCAAGCATCGCGCCTACCGAAGTTTTTTTGTCAATTGCATAGCTTCCTTGTAAAACATAAAAAGTATCATTTTCTATACCTGTCTGATAGTTTGTTTTTGCTCCAATAAACGTAGATTCAACCCGACCCACTTTCCCAGATATTTTTACCGCATAAGGCAACGAGTGATGCCCTATGTAGGTATTATCATATATAGCGCCGCCGCCAAACGTAAGCGCCTGTAATCCTAATTTATAGGAATATGCCGCGTTTTTATATGTTATACCCATTGCATCTAACGCCGCATTATTTTGTTTTTTTGAATTAACATAATCTGCGGAAAAAATACCATAATTATTTTGTAACGTCTGATAAGTAAACCGAGCGTATAGCGATAACTTCTCCTGAACAGGAATTGTCGCATTCAGGGTCAGCGTCTCTTTATAACCAGTCCGCGTACGATCTCCAGGATTTTGATCATGCTGATCTCTATAATGAACTACATAGGTTCCATCTAGTTGAATATCGGTTCCCTCTGCCGCTTCAGCTACTCCGCATGCAGTCCCCAAGATACAAATACAGGAAAGAAGTACACTTATTCTTTTTTTCATCAAAAATAACACTCCTAATACATTTCTATTTCCATAGTTTTTAGTTTTCTCCGCTCACTCCTCTCCATACTTGACTTCATAAATAATAAAGAAGAACCTGCCCTCTTACGCGGACAGGTTCTGCAAAAAAACGTCACTTATAAAAATTCCCGGCTCAAAGGCCGGGAAGAAGTGCTATTTCACAAATCTCCTCCCCATCGCTCGTGGGTTTAAACGGTGATCGACAGATAGGCAGTTCTCCTGGCTCTAGATCATCGCGCCTCCAAGCCTTCCCAGAGTATTCTCCAGTGGCATCTTTTGGATTTGCTCCCTAATACAGTGGCGGGACCGCGCCGGCATGACACCGGACTTCCCTATTAAGCCCTTACGGGCACCTATCCCATTTCTTATGAAATTGTCTTATTTAGTGTATGGGATGCTTGACGTTTTGTCAACCGCGCAACATAAAACAACCGATTCTTTTTATTTTATGACAATATTTTTTTGCATTTTTATTTCTGTAGATGCTGCTGCCGCCACGCCAGCCAAAGCGCTCCTGTCAAAAGGAACCCAGTTATTCCAATCACGCCCGCCCAGCCGGCGCTGGCCAGAAAAACACCGCTCCCCGTACCTATCACGCTGGCGCCAGCATAGTAAAAGAGCAAATACAACGAGGCCGCCTGCGCCTTATCGCCGCGGCACAAGCGCCCCACCCAGCCGCTGGCCGTCGCATGGGTGGTAAAAAAGCCGCACGTAAACAAGCCCATCCCGCCGAGTTTAAATAGTAGCGGAGTCCCCAGCGAAAACAGCGCCCCCCCCAGCATCATCAATAAGCCTGCCACCAGCACCGGACCCGGACCGCGCCTGTCTACCTGACCGCCGGATACCATGGAGCTCACCGTCCCCAGCAAATATAACAGAAATACCGCTCCCACTTGACTCTGACTAAAAGAATACGGCGCCGCCAACAATATATAGCCGATATAGTTGTACAAAGCTACAAACGAGCCTAGCGCTACAAAGCCAACAATATATAGAGGAAGAATGCCCGGCGTCTTTAGCAAAGAGGGCAGCGCTGCCAACAGACCGGCCTGCTTTGCTGCGGTACTGCGGCGGCTTTGCGCCTTCGGCAGCAGCCAAAAGAAGCAAATCGCCAAAAGCAGACAGAATCCGCCCATCACCAAAAGTGCCGTCCGCCAAGACATAAAGTCCGAGAGAAGGCTTACCAAAAGACGTCCGCCCAAACCGCCAATAGACGTACCGGCAATATAGATGCCCATAGCCAGCCCCACGCCGGACGGCTCAAACTCTTCATTGACATACGCCATAGCCGCAGCGGGAAACGCCGCCATCAACATGCCTTGTAAAGCCCGACAGACTAAGAGCAGCTCAAAGTTTGGGCTGCAGCCGGATGCAATCGCCAGCAGCGACGCACCCAACATAGCCGACAACATGGTTGGTTTGCGCTGCAGCCGGCTGAACACCGCCGCCAGGGGTAAAAGAGCCAGCGCCATAGCGCCGGTCGTCAGGGACACAGACAAACTAGCCACCGAAGGCGATAACGAAAAATCCGCCGTCAACGCC
Proteins encoded:
- a CDS encoding MFS transporter, coding for MGLERGNRNYWRALAALFMGSFVEFALLYVTQPLLPALTADFSLSPSVASLSVSLTTGAMALALLPLAAVFSRLQRKPTMLSAMLGASLLAIASGCSPNFELLLVCRALQGMLMAAFPAAAMAYVNEEFEPSGVGLAMGIYIAGTSIGGLGGRLLVSLLSDFMSWRTALLVMGGFCLLLAICFFWLLPKAQSRRSTAAKQAGLLAALPSLLKTPGILPLYIVGFVALGSFVALYNYIGYILLAAPYSFSQSQVGAVFLLYLLGTVSSMVSGGQVDRRGPGPVLVAGLLMMLGGALFSLGTPLLFKLGGMGLFTCGFFTTHATASGWVGRLCRGDKAQAASLYLLFYYAGASVIGTGSGVFLASAGWAGVIGITGFLLTGALWLAWRQQHLQK